A stretch of the Comamonas testosteroni TK102 genome encodes the following:
- the mmsB gene encoding 3-hydroxyisobutyrate dehydrogenase yields the protein MQIAFIGLGNMGAPMAINLAKAGHSVKAFDLSQEAIAKVVAAGAQQASSAQDAVQGAEAVITMLPASQHVESLFLGREGAAGLLAHIAKGTLVIDSSTIAAATSQKVAQAAQAAGIDFIDAPVSGGTGGAIAGTLTFMVGGSDAQLARAQPLLEKMGANIFHAGAVGAGQTAKICNNMLLGILMVGTSEAIALGVANGLDPKVLSEIMRRSSGGNWALEKYNPFPGVHENAPASKGYAGGFGTDLMLKDLGLAQDNATANRASTPLGGMARSIYAAHSLSGHGGEDFSSVIKMLQKKA from the coding sequence ATGCAAATCGCTTTTATCGGCCTGGGCAATATGGGAGCCCCCATGGCCATCAATCTGGCCAAGGCCGGCCACAGCGTCAAGGCCTTTGATCTGAGCCAGGAGGCCATCGCCAAGGTCGTGGCCGCAGGAGCCCAGCAAGCCTCCAGTGCCCAGGATGCCGTACAGGGCGCCGAAGCCGTCATCACCATGCTGCCTGCCAGCCAGCATGTGGAGAGCCTGTTCCTGGGCCGCGAGGGCGCGGCCGGCCTGCTCGCACATATCGCCAAGGGCACGCTGGTCATCGATAGCTCCACCATCGCCGCAGCCACCAGCCAGAAGGTGGCACAGGCGGCCCAGGCGGCAGGCATCGACTTTATCGACGCCCCGGTCTCGGGCGGCACCGGCGGTGCGATTGCCGGCACGCTGACCTTCATGGTGGGCGGCAGCGATGCGCAGCTGGCACGCGCCCAGCCTCTGCTTGAAAAAATGGGCGCCAATATCTTCCACGCCGGCGCTGTGGGTGCGGGCCAGACGGCCAAGATCTGCAACAACATGCTGCTGGGCATTCTGATGGTGGGCACCAGCGAAGCGATTGCACTGGGCGTGGCCAACGGCCTGGACCCCAAGGTGCTGTCCGAAATCATGCGCCGTAGCTCGGGCGGCAACTGGGCCCTGGAAAAATACAACCCCTTCCCCGGCGTGCATGAGAACGCACCGGCCAGCAAGGGCTATGCAGGCGGCTTTGGCACGGACCTGATGCTCAAGGACCTGGGACTGGCGCAGGACAACGCCACGGCCAATCGCGCCAGCACGCCGCTGGGCGGCATGGCGCGCTCCATCTATGCGGCGCACAGCCTGTCGGGCCATGGTGGTGAAGACTTTTCCAGCGTCATCAAGATGCTGCAGAAAAAGGCCTGA
- a CDS encoding cupin domain-containing protein, translating into MALPHAQPGVPVDVLPYGTSLGSQVSTALFKSDTLEVIRLVLTAGKRLPEHEVPGELTMQCMEGRLAVIQGASRQTLSAGQLLFLPAQVRYEIEAELDSSALLTIVLHSH; encoded by the coding sequence ATGGCCTTGCCCCATGCCCAACCCGGGGTTCCCGTCGACGTGCTGCCCTACGGCACTTCGCTGGGAAGCCAGGTGTCCACGGCACTGTTCAAGTCCGACACCCTGGAAGTGATCCGTCTGGTGCTCACGGCAGGCAAACGCCTGCCTGAACACGAGGTGCCGGGCGAGCTGACGATGCAATGCATGGAGGGCCGGCTCGCCGTCATCCAGGGCGCAAGTCGCCAGACGTTGAGCGCGGGGCAATTGCTGTTTCTGCCCGCCCAGGTCCGATACGAGATCGAGGCCGAGCTCGACTCCTCGGCCTTGCTCACCATCGTGCTGCACAGCCACTAA
- a CDS encoding saccharopine dehydrogenase family protein, producing the protein MMKLTGHNILILGAGKIGSTIADMAAELHEATVTLADMQPPPGSDPQIHPLQLDIHDDAALTRTLQQHSLVINALPFFCAERVARAAARQGVHYFDLTEDVAAMRAIQEMAAQARSVLMPQCGLAPGLIGMLGGHLAQQFDELFDLQLRVGALTRHATNALRYHFTWSVDGVINEYCKPCNTIVNGQPMLVPPLEGVEALILDGENFEAFNTSGGLGTLCETLQGRVRNLNYKTIRHPGHRDAMHLLLHGLRLIERRDLLRQVLEGAVPHSREDMVVIAAMASGMRAGRLEQLTRGARVFGAALRGKQRTAIELTTSAGMLAAVELFATGQLPRHGFVRQEQCTLAALSGTRVAHYFAGLLD; encoded by the coding sequence ATGATGAAGCTGACTGGACACAACATTCTCATCCTCGGCGCCGGCAAGATCGGCTCAACGATCGCCGACATGGCTGCCGAGCTGCATGAAGCCACCGTCACGCTGGCCGATATGCAGCCCCCGCCCGGCAGCGACCCGCAGATCCACCCACTGCAGCTGGACATCCACGACGATGCGGCGCTGACCCGCACGCTGCAGCAGCACTCGCTGGTCATCAATGCCCTGCCTTTCTTCTGTGCCGAGCGCGTAGCCCGGGCTGCGGCGCGGCAGGGCGTGCATTACTTCGACCTGACCGAGGATGTGGCGGCCATGCGCGCCATACAGGAGATGGCGGCGCAGGCACGCTCGGTGCTGATGCCGCAGTGCGGACTGGCGCCGGGTCTGATCGGCATGCTGGGTGGCCATCTGGCCCAGCAGTTCGACGAGCTGTTCGATCTGCAGCTGCGCGTGGGCGCACTCACGCGCCATGCGACGAATGCGCTGCGCTACCACTTCACCTGGAGCGTGGACGGCGTCATCAACGAGTACTGCAAGCCCTGCAACACCATCGTCAACGGACAGCCCATGCTGGTGCCGCCGCTGGAGGGGGTCGAAGCCCTGATTCTGGACGGTGAGAACTTCGAGGCCTTCAACACCTCGGGCGGCCTGGGCACGCTGTGCGAGACGCTGCAGGGCCGGGTGCGCAACCTCAACTACAAGACCATACGCCATCCCGGACATCGCGATGCCATGCATTTGCTGCTGCATGGACTGCGCCTGATCGAGCGACGCGATCTACTGCGCCAGGTGCTCGAAGGCGCGGTGCCCCACAGCCGCGAAGACATGGTGGTGATTGCCGCCATGGCCAGCGGCATGCGCGCGGGCCGGCTGGAGCAGCTGACGCGCGGCGCCCGTGTCTTTGGCGCTGCACTGCGCGGCAAGCAGCGCACGGCCATAGAGCTGACGACCTCGGCAGGCATGCTGGCCGCGGTGGAGCTGTTCGCCACGGGCCAGTTGCCCCGGCATGGCTTTGTGCGCCAGGAGCAATGCACGCTGGCCGCACTCTCTGGCACCCGCGTGGCCCATTACTTTGCAGGCCTGCTCGACTGA
- a CDS encoding LysR family transcriptional regulator — protein MMKTHLLRYFVVLAEELHFGRAAQRLCITQPPLSMALKALEQDLGTVLMERDAKNVKLTAAGEAFLHEARKVLAQLQHAAEVVRGVAQGLQGRLDIGITGSMVYRQVPGFCRAFRAERPLVELCLHEMSTRDQLQAIASGQIDCGFLNIGTPQDDIRTLSIGEEPFVCCLPSDHALAQRGEIDLRELAQDTFVMFAREVAPANYDNVIACLQQAGIHPHTRHAARQWLTVMALVSAGQGVALVPACMQTVGMNGVRFAALRGSRVTTPAVLAWRPQGMPAVLEAFVASVQNLVEAGQPGLLDGVR, from the coding sequence ATGATGAAAACCCATTTGCTGCGTTACTTTGTGGTCCTGGCCGAGGAGCTGCACTTCGGCCGGGCCGCCCAGCGCCTGTGCATCACCCAGCCGCCGCTGAGCATGGCGCTCAAGGCGCTGGAGCAGGATCTGGGCACGGTACTCATGGAGCGCGACGCCAAGAACGTGAAGCTCACTGCGGCAGGCGAGGCCTTCTTGCATGAGGCACGCAAGGTGCTGGCCCAGCTCCAGCATGCGGCCGAGGTGGTGCGCGGCGTGGCCCAGGGGTTGCAGGGGCGGCTGGACATCGGCATCACCGGGTCCATGGTCTACCGGCAGGTGCCCGGGTTCTGCCGGGCCTTTCGCGCCGAGCGCCCGCTGGTCGAGCTCTGCCTGCACGAGATGTCCACGCGCGACCAGCTGCAGGCCATCGCCAGCGGGCAGATCGACTGCGGCTTTCTCAATATCGGCACGCCGCAGGACGATATACGCACGCTGTCCATAGGCGAGGAGCCTTTTGTCTGCTGCCTGCCCAGTGACCATGCGCTGGCCCAGCGCGGCGAAATCGATCTGCGCGAACTGGCCCAGGACACTTTTGTCATGTTTGCGCGCGAGGTGGCGCCGGCCAACTACGACAACGTCATCGCCTGTCTGCAGCAGGCCGGCATCCATCCCCATACACGCCATGCCGCTCGCCAGTGGCTGACCGTCATGGCACTGGTTTCGGCCGGGCAGGGGGTAGCCCTGGTGCCTGCTTGCATGCAGACCGTGGGCATGAACGGCGTGCGCTTTGCGGCGCTGCGCGGCAGCCGGGTGACCACGCCGGCCGTGCTGGCCTGGCGGCCACAGGGCATGCCGGCCGTGCTCGAGGCCTTTGTGGCCAGCGTGCAGAACCTGGTGGAAGCCGGGCAGCCAGGACTCCTGGATGGAGTCCGTTAA
- a CDS encoding acyl-CoA dehydrogenase family protein, whose protein sequence is MDFLWSPEQEQIRDAVQRACAPFDDDYWLKKDRDGGFPHDFHQALAEAGWLGIAMPEEFGGAGLGITEAALMMHTISATGAGLSGASAVHMNIFGLHPAVVFGTDEQRQRWLPPLIAGRDKACFGVTEPNAGLNTLKLQTRAVRDGDVYVVHGQKVFISTAQVANKILLLARTRPVEECQGTEGLSLFYTDLDRSRIAVTEIEKMGRKCVDTNQLFIDGLRIPVQDRIGEEGKGFSYILHGLNPERILIAAEAVGLGRAALARATQYANERVVFDRPIGQNQGVQHPLAQAWMGLEAAHLMVQKAAFLYDKGLPCGAEANAAKYLAAEACAKACETAIFTHGGMGYAKEFHVERYMRESWIPRLAPVSPQLIMCFIAEKVLGLPKSY, encoded by the coding sequence ATGGATTTTTTATGGAGCCCCGAGCAGGAACAGATCCGGGATGCCGTGCAGCGGGCCTGCGCGCCTTTCGACGATGACTACTGGCTCAAGAAGGACAGGGACGGCGGCTTTCCGCACGATTTCCACCAGGCCCTGGCAGAAGCCGGCTGGCTGGGCATTGCCATGCCCGAGGAGTTCGGCGGTGCGGGTCTTGGCATCACCGAAGCGGCACTGATGATGCACACCATCTCGGCCACGGGGGCAGGCCTGTCGGGCGCATCGGCCGTGCACATGAACATCTTCGGCCTTCACCCGGCCGTGGTCTTCGGCACCGACGAGCAAAGACAGCGCTGGCTGCCGCCGCTGATCGCTGGCCGGGACAAGGCCTGCTTCGGCGTGACCGAACCCAATGCCGGGCTCAACACCCTCAAGCTGCAGACCCGTGCCGTGCGCGACGGCGATGTCTATGTGGTGCACGGGCAGAAGGTCTTCATCTCCACGGCCCAGGTGGCCAACAAGATATTGCTGCTGGCTCGCACCAGGCCCGTGGAGGAGTGCCAGGGCACCGAGGGCCTGTCGCTGTTCTATACCGACCTGGACCGCAGCCGCATCGCCGTGACCGAGATCGAGAAGATGGGCCGCAAATGCGTGGACACCAACCAGCTCTTCATCGACGGGCTGCGCATCCCGGTGCAGGACCGCATCGGCGAGGAGGGCAAGGGCTTTTCGTACATCTTGCACGGCCTCAACCCCGAGCGCATCCTGATCGCGGCCGAAGCCGTGGGCCTGGGCCGTGCGGCCCTGGCGCGCGCCACCCAGTATGCGAACGAGCGCGTGGTCTTCGACCGGCCCATAGGCCAGAACCAGGGCGTGCAGCACCCACTGGCCCAGGCCTGGATGGGCCTGGAGGCCGCACATCTGATGGTGCAGAAGGCCGCCTTCCTCTACGACAAGGGCCTGCCCTGCGGCGCCGAGGCCAATGCCGCCAAGTACCTGGCCGCAGAAGCCTGCGCCAAGGCCTGCGAGACCGCCATCTTCACGCACGGTGGCATGGGCTATGCCAAGGAGTTCCATGTGGAGCGCTATATGCGCGAGTCGTGGATTCCGCGCCTGGCGCCCGTGAGCCCGCAGCTCATCATGTGCTTTATCGCCGAGAAGGTGCTGGGCTTGCCCAAGTCGTATTGA
- a CDS encoding cupin domain-containing protein: MPRYLIREQDVQGYSPANHHGTVNRRLVSQGNVGAQHMEVVLGTLEKGGGALPHAHPGMEQACYLLDGTAEVEVQSQGQTERFAMQPGDTCFFPEDCMHVFRVTSDTPVRLLVIYSPPYGENPARVRRPD; this comes from the coding sequence ATGCCCCGCTATCTGATCCGCGAGCAGGACGTACAGGGATACAGCCCCGCCAACCACCACGGCACGGTGAACCGGCGCCTCGTCAGCCAGGGCAATGTCGGCGCGCAGCATATGGAAGTGGTGCTCGGAACGCTGGAAAAAGGCGGCGGTGCGCTGCCGCATGCCCACCCGGGCATGGAGCAGGCCTGCTATCTGCTGGACGGCACGGCCGAGGTGGAAGTGCAAAGCCAGGGCCAGACCGAGCGCTTTGCCATGCAGCCGGGCGATACCTGCTTCTTCCCGGAGGACTGCATGCATGTGTTTCGCGTCACCAGCGACACACCCGTGCGTCTGCTGGTCATCTACAGCCCGCCCTATGGCGAGAATCCGGCACGCGTGCGTCGACCTGATTGA
- a CDS encoding CaiB/BaiF CoA transferase family protein, producing MTSMHSDSRQAVGTSAGPLAGVRVVDMTSVIMGPFATQILAALGADVIKVESPEGDNMRHVGPMRNPGMGPIFLQANQGKRSVVLDLKQAAARQALLQLLADADVFISNVRPQAMVRLGLDWQTLEPSHPRLIHVSCCGFDQAGPYAAKPAYDDLIQGATGVPWLAQQYGGGEPSYAPMTLGDRVTGLHAVYAVTAALYAREKSGRGQAVVVPMFEAMTQFILGDHMAGLSFEPPLGDAGYARLLTRHRKPYRTSDGHLCVLIYNDKHWHSFFNAIGQGERMHEPMFATHGQRAANIDAVYAEVASLMRERSTAEWRALLDAADVPNMPMASPEDLLADPHHAVTGFVREIEHPSEGRLRTTANPTQWSATPPGREASAAPQLGQHTLQVLREAGLGEAQIAALQASGGCMQASSSNDKRETDICPAI from the coding sequence ATGACGAGCATGCACAGCGATAGCCGTCAGGCTGTAGGTACCTCAGCCGGACCATTGGCAGGCGTCAGGGTCGTGGACATGACCTCGGTGATCATGGGGCCGTTTGCCACGCAGATTCTGGCTGCCCTGGGTGCCGATGTGATCAAGGTGGAGTCCCCCGAGGGCGACAACATGCGCCATGTAGGCCCCATGCGCAACCCCGGCATGGGCCCCATTTTTCTCCAGGCCAACCAGGGCAAGCGCTCGGTGGTGCTGGATCTCAAGCAGGCCGCAGCGCGCCAGGCGCTGCTGCAGCTGCTGGCCGATGCCGATGTCTTCATCAGCAATGTGCGGCCTCAGGCCATGGTCAGACTCGGCCTGGACTGGCAGACGCTGGAGCCGAGCCATCCACGCCTGATCCATGTGAGCTGCTGCGGCTTCGATCAGGCCGGCCCCTATGCGGCCAAGCCGGCCTACGACGACCTGATACAAGGGGCGACAGGCGTGCCCTGGCTGGCCCAGCAGTACGGCGGGGGCGAGCCGTCCTATGCGCCCATGACGCTGGGCGACCGGGTCACGGGCCTGCATGCGGTCTATGCGGTCACGGCTGCGCTGTATGCGCGCGAGAAGAGCGGCCGGGGCCAGGCGGTGGTCGTGCCCATGTTTGAGGCCATGACGCAGTTCATCCTCGGCGATCACATGGCCGGGCTGAGCTTCGAGCCGCCGCTGGGCGATGCCGGGTATGCGCGGCTGCTGACGCGCCATCGCAAGCCCTACCGCACCAGCGATGGCCATCTCTGTGTGCTGATCTACAACGACAAGCACTGGCACAGCTTCTTCAACGCCATAGGGCAGGGCGAGCGCATGCATGAGCCCATGTTTGCCACCCACGGCCAGCGCGCAGCGAATATCGATGCCGTCTATGCCGAGGTGGCGAGCCTGATGCGCGAGCGCAGCACGGCCGAGTGGCGTGCGCTGCTCGATGCGGCCGACGTGCCGAATATGCCCATGGCCTCTCCAGAGGACTTGCTGGCCGACCCCCACCATGCGGTCACGGGATTCGTGCGCGAGATCGAGCATCCCAGCGAGGGGCGACTGCGCACCACGGCCAATCCCACGCAGTGGAGCGCAACACCCCCGGGCCGCGAAGCCAGCGCGGCGCCGCAGCTGGGCCAGCACACGCTGCAGGTGCTGCGCGAGGCGGGTCTTGGCGAGGCGCAGATCGCCGCGCTGCAGGCCAGCGGTGGCTGCATGCAGGCTTCATCATCCAACGATAAAAGAGAGACAGACATATGCCCCGCTATCTGA
- a CDS encoding Bug family tripartite tricarboxylate transporter substrate binding protein, which produces MNKRFLLRACASAGLAATMGIGLAGTALAQEGYPAAPITLVVPFAAGSGTDAVARVVANKLGERLKQAVVVDNRAGANAQIAAAHVVKAKPDGYTLFMTTNTSHSANPWLVKGLKYDPIKDFTPVARVGELPFALVVHPSVPARTVAELIAYAKSHPDKLSYGTPNSTSLVASETFKYITGTQITGVPYKSSPQALTDVMGNQIQMYVADLGSAWGTLKTERVRTLAVTAAKGSQLLPNVPAIGKTLPGFDITSWNGIFGPAGMPKAIAERINGELQLILKDKAVQEQLAQVGFEVWPTATPDEFALYVKEQLAKWGQLVKQAGIEAQ; this is translated from the coding sequence ATGAACAAGCGATTCTTACTGCGTGCCTGTGCGAGCGCAGGCCTGGCTGCCACCATGGGCATTGGCCTTGCGGGGACAGCGCTGGCGCAGGAGGGCTATCCAGCGGCCCCCATCACGCTGGTGGTGCCGTTTGCTGCGGGCAGCGGCACCGATGCGGTGGCCCGCGTGGTGGCCAACAAGCTGGGCGAGCGGCTCAAGCAAGCCGTGGTGGTGGACAACCGGGCCGGGGCCAATGCCCAGATTGCGGCCGCGCATGTGGTCAAGGCCAAGCCGGACGGCTATACGCTGTTCATGACCACCAACACCTCGCATTCGGCCAACCCCTGGCTGGTCAAGGGCCTCAAGTACGACCCCATCAAGGACTTCACGCCCGTGGCGCGCGTGGGCGAGCTGCCGTTTGCGCTGGTGGTCCATCCCTCGGTGCCGGCCAGGACCGTGGCCGAGCTGATTGCCTATGCCAAGTCGCATCCGGACAAGCTCTCCTACGGCACGCCCAACAGTACCTCGCTGGTGGCTTCGGAAACCTTCAAATACATCACGGGTACGCAGATCACCGGCGTGCCCTACAAATCCAGTCCGCAGGCATTGACCGATGTGATGGGCAACCAGATCCAGATGTATGTGGCCGACCTGGGTTCGGCCTGGGGCACGCTCAAGACCGAGCGCGTGCGCACGCTGGCCGTGACGGCGGCCAAGGGATCGCAGCTGCTGCCCAACGTGCCGGCCATCGGCAAGACGCTGCCGGGCTTCGACATCACCTCGTGGAATGGCATCTTCGGCCCGGCCGGCATGCCCAAGGCCATAGCCGAGCGCATCAACGGCGAGCTGCAGCTCATCCTCAAGGACAAGGCCGTGCAGGAGCAACTGGCCCAGGTCGGCTTTGAAGTCTGGCCCACGGCCACGCCCGACGAGTTCGCACTCTATGTGAAGGAGCAGCTGGCCAAATGGGGGCAACTGGTCAAGCAGGCCGGCATCGAGGCGCAGTGA
- a CDS encoding cupin domain-containing protein, translated as MDHIHSTPTHQALDVAPYGARLSAAHSSVLFKAEDLEVIRVVLRSGQSLPPHRVPGSVSLQCLEGRLEVLIGQTVHELGPKQLMHLPANMPHAVRAMEDSSAIATIVLCEA; from the coding sequence ATGGACCATATCCACTCCACGCCCACCCACCAAGCTCTGGATGTCGCTCCTTACGGAGCCAGGCTTTCAGCCGCTCACTCGAGCGTGCTCTTCAAGGCGGAAGATCTGGAAGTCATTCGCGTCGTGCTGCGCTCGGGCCAGTCGCTGCCGCCGCATCGCGTACCTGGCAGCGTCAGCCTGCAATGCCTGGAAGGTCGGCTCGAGGTTCTCATCGGTCAGACCGTACATGAACTGGGCCCCAAGCAGCTCATGCATCTGCCAGCCAATATGCCCCACGCCGTGCGTGCCATGGAAGACTCGTCTGCGATTGCCACCATCGTGCTCTGTGAGGCCTGA
- a CDS encoding PLP-dependent aminotransferase family protein → MLDAQIDGGAAAPATLPLAGTGSMGWQPMRSSAVGLVDQLVEHFGGLIRNHGLRVGVRLPSVRALAENAGVSRDTVVQAYDKLAAQGLLQSRRGSGFYVAAQRRVMEPAAAAAASAQPADFDTAYLLRGIFRDDSAGTGGAGCLPSSWMDQGLITGAMRAITRNNARAEQSFLSYGHPQGFLPLRQQIASNLQAHEVPAHPEANLMTVGGVTHGLDLVVRCFLKPGDTVLVEDPAWFLIFGRLKYMGVNVVGVPRLPGGPDVAALASLAQSHKPKLFILNTAVHNPTGLSLSAGVAHEVLRIAERHDFLLVEDDTYAEFLGAMPLRLAAMDRLQRVILVGGYSKSLSGGLRVGYIATKPEYVHRLTDMKLLAGLTSSLPAEQIVHHILADGSFRKHVDRLRERVDRARGRCLRKLEALGCHAEYEPVAGTFAWVDCGVDTEVLARQAALSNLLLAPGLLFSPQQATSSKLRVPVAMADQAEPWRVLEQILRQLRK, encoded by the coding sequence ATGCTGGATGCACAGATCGACGGCGGGGCAGCGGCCCCGGCAACATTGCCCTTGGCCGGGACGGGATCCATGGGATGGCAGCCCATGCGCTCCAGTGCGGTGGGACTGGTGGATCAGCTGGTCGAGCATTTCGGCGGCCTGATCCGCAACCATGGCCTGCGTGTGGGCGTGCGCCTGCCTTCGGTGCGGGCGCTGGCGGAAAACGCCGGTGTCAGCCGCGACACCGTGGTCCAGGCCTATGACAAGCTGGCGGCCCAGGGTCTGCTGCAGTCGCGGCGCGGCAGCGGCTTTTATGTGGCGGCCCAGCGCCGCGTGATGGAGCCTGCGGCCGCCGCTGCAGCCTCGGCGCAGCCAGCGGACTTTGACACCGCCTATCTGCTGCGCGGCATTTTTCGCGACGACAGTGCGGGCACCGGAGGTGCGGGCTGCCTGCCTTCGAGCTGGATGGACCAGGGCCTGATCACCGGTGCCATGCGCGCCATCACCCGCAACAATGCGCGCGCCGAGCAGAGCTTTCTCAGCTATGGTCATCCCCAGGGCTTTTTGCCGCTGCGCCAGCAGATCGCCTCGAATCTGCAGGCCCATGAGGTGCCGGCCCATCCCGAGGCCAATCTCATGACGGTGGGCGGGGTGACCCATGGCCTGGATCTGGTCGTGCGCTGTTTTCTCAAGCCCGGCGATACCGTGCTGGTCGAAGACCCAGCCTGGTTCCTGATCTTCGGGCGGCTCAAATACATGGGCGTGAATGTGGTCGGTGTGCCGCGCCTGCCCGGCGGCCCCGATGTGGCGGCCCTGGCATCGCTGGCCCAGAGCCACAAGCCAAAGCTCTTCATCCTCAACACGGCGGTGCACAACCCCACGGGGCTGAGCCTGTCTGCCGGTGTCGCCCACGAGGTGCTGCGCATTGCCGAGCGCCATGATTTCCTGCTCGTCGAGGACGATACCTATGCCGAATTCCTGGGCGCCATGCCGCTGCGGCTGGCGGCCATGGACAGATTGCAGCGTGTGATTCTGGTGGGCGGCTATTCCAAGAGCTTGTCGGGCGGCCTGCGCGTGGGCTATATCGCGACCAAGCCCGAATATGTCCACCGTCTCACCGACATGAAGCTGCTGGCGGGGCTGACCTCTTCGCTGCCGGCGGAGCAGATCGTCCACCATATTCTGGCCGACGGTTCCTTTCGCAAGCATGTGGACCGGTTGCGCGAGCGGGTGGACAGGGCGCGCGGGCGCTGTCTGCGCAAGCTCGAAGCGCTGGGCTGCCATGCGGAGTACGAACCCGTGGCCGGCACCTTTGCCTGGGTGGACTGCGGCGTGGATACCGAGGTACTGGCGCGTCAGGCGGCGCTGAGCAATCTGCTGCTGGCGCCGGGCCTGCTGTTTTCGCCGCAGCAGGCAACGAGCAGCAAGCTGCGCGTGCCCGTGGCGATGGCCGACCAGGCCGAGCCGTGGCGGGTGCTGGAGCAGATCCTCAGGCAGCTGCGCAAATAG
- a CDS encoding LysE family translocator — protein sequence MSFLPESSAFILPLAMFAFVSSVTPGPNNVMLTASGATFGYRRSVPHMLGICLGVVIMVLLIGAGLGKLFEAEPRIYTLLKYVGAAYLIWLAWKIARAGGVDQGQSGNRPFGFWQAAAFQWVNPKAWIMAVGVVATYTPREGFFVNLMLSALVLGLVNYPSISVWTLFGSTVGRALRTPQALRMFNGVMAGLLLLSLVPIFAEHV from the coding sequence ATGTCATTCCTGCCTGAATCCTCAGCCTTCATCCTGCCACTGGCCATGTTTGCCTTTGTCAGTTCCGTGACGCCCGGCCCCAACAATGTGATGCTGACAGCCTCGGGGGCCACTTTCGGCTACCGCCGCAGCGTGCCGCATATGCTGGGCATCTGTCTGGGCGTGGTCATCATGGTGCTGCTGATCGGCGCGGGTCTGGGCAAGCTGTTCGAGGCCGAGCCGCGCATCTACACCCTGCTCAAATATGTGGGCGCCGCCTATCTGATCTGGCTGGCCTGGAAAATCGCCCGTGCCGGCGGCGTGGATCAGGGACAGTCGGGCAACCGTCCGTTCGGCTTCTGGCAGGCCGCTGCCTTCCAGTGGGTCAACCCCAAGGCCTGGATCATGGCCGTGGGTGTGGTAGCAACCTACACGCCGCGTGAAGGCTTTTTTGTCAATCTGATGCTGTCGGCCCTGGTGCTGGGCCTGGTCAACTACCCCAGCATCAGCGTCTGGACCCTGTTCGGCAGCACCGTGGGGCGCGCACTGCGCACGCCACAGGCGCTGCGCATGTTCAACGGCGTGATGGCCGGCCTGCTGCTGCTGTCGCTGGTGCCCATCTTTGCCGAGCATGTCTAA
- a CDS encoding GNAT family N-acetyltransferase, with amino-acid sequence MSYAIRQLNKSDLCSYRALRLQALTECPAAFGATPATEQALGEAQLLSRFSGALGQAMWGGFDADGRLCASLGLYRDQGEKTAHKGHLFAMYVAAPARGQGLARALLETAVAHGRVLKLRQLMLGCNAGNDKALRLYEQAGFRAYGLEPAALYVGGEYFDEVLMVQELGRPLASP; translated from the coding sequence ATGTCCTATGCCATACGCCAGCTGAACAAGTCCGATCTTTGCAGTTATCGAGCCCTGCGCCTGCAGGCCCTGACCGAATGCCCCGCCGCCTTCGGCGCCACGCCCGCGACCGAGCAGGCACTCGGCGAGGCACAGCTGCTGAGCCGCTTCAGCGGCGCCCTGGGCCAGGCCATGTGGGGAGGCTTTGATGCAGACGGCAGACTCTGCGCCAGCCTGGGCCTGTATCGCGACCAGGGAGAGAAGACCGCGCACAAAGGCCATCTCTTTGCCATGTATGTGGCTGCACCGGCGCGCGGCCAGGGCCTGGCCCGCGCCCTGCTGGAGACGGCGGTGGCCCACGGCAGAGTGCTGAAGTTGCGCCAGCTGATGCTGGGCTGCAATGCCGGCAACGACAAGGCGCTGCGCCTGTATGAACAAGCAGGCTTTCGCGCCTACGGGCTGGAGCCGGCGGCCCTCTATGTGGGCGGCGAGTACTTTGACGAAGTGCTGATGGTGCAGGAGCTGGGCCGGCCTCTGGCCAGCCCCTGA